The genomic region GCTCGGCAACAGCCGCAGCGGCAACACCATCAGCAAGCCACCACAGACGATGATCAAACTGGCCAAGACTACGTAACGCTGGGAAAACGCCGACATACAGCCTCAAAACAAAATGCAGCTAAAGGATAGGCAGTCTGCCAGCGTTCCACCGGCAGGACTAGGGGGACTTGGACGCCTCGGCAAACGAGGGGAAAAAGTAATCCACCGGCGTCACCGGGATGCGCTGCCCGGCCTGGGTGACATCATAAACCTGCTGCTGGCATTGATCACCGTCGTGGATAAAGCTGAACTCCACCAGATAGACCTTCTGCTTCTGTGGCACAAAGATACTGCCCAAGGGGCCGCAGTTGTAGGAGGTCGACACCATCGGGTTGCTCACCCGTGTTTCCTCCCACTTGTTCCGCTCATAATTGAACCTCTTCTCCGTCGTGTATTCACTGACATAGCCCGGTGCCGGCTTGCGGCCATAGACGTGCGAAGCGCCCCGCAACTCGAACCGCTGGCCGGGATCGACCTGCAGCTCTTGCCGGCTACGACGCCAGCCCCAATTCGAGGGCTTGACCAGCGTTCCCAGCTCTTTCAAGTCCTCTTGCGGATCGCTCCCGCCCCGGAACAGGAACAGCACCGGATTGGAGGTATCCCCGGCAACCTGCAGAATGACTTTCGCATGCTCGGCATCCACCACCAGCGGTTTTTCTTCAGGCCGGGGAGGCAGGCGAAGATCCGGCACCCAACTCCGCAGTTGCGCACCGCTGCAACCGAGCTGGGACAGGACGAGCAGGAACAAGACGATTTTCTTCACGACACATCCCCCATGTTCCGCACTGGATACCCAGAGGAAGGAGCCCCCTTGTCCGCAGCGCATGATAACCAAACGCCACTATCGGGCTGGATCATAACCAAATAGGCCGCATGAAGTGCAGGGACTTCGCTAATCGGCAGGAAATAGCCGAAGGCCTCCAGAGGCTGGCGTGAAGGCCTGATCGGGCAGGGTTACTTGTTCTTGAGGCAGGTGCTCATGAACGTCTTGCGCTCATCGCCTTTGAGAGCCTTGGTGGTGGCGTCGGCGTTGCAGGTTTTCATCTTGTCCTGCTGGGTGACGGGTTTGGCGGCTTTCAGGCAGGTGCTCATGAAGGCTTTGCGTTCATCGCCCTTGAGGGTCTTGGTGGTGGCCTCGGCGTTGCAGCTCTTCATCTTGTCCTGCTGAGCCTGTTGGGCAGCAGTGGCGGCAAAGCCCTGGGAACACAGCAACAGGCCTGCCAACAACAAAGGGATACGCAGCATGTTCATGGAGTTTTCTCCTGGTTGCCGCGCCGATGGGCACGGCTACCCATCCAGTGTAGACAAACCCCGTTACACCTCCAGCCGCCACGCTCGAAGGAAATCGGCATCACCCGCTCCGGGTTGGGCAAGCCCCGTTAAAGCCCCTCGGCCTTGAGCCGCTGCGCATGCTCGACGAACAGCCGGATCGGCTCGGCGCCCTTGCCCACCAGGCCCAGTGACTGGTTGACGATATCAAGGTGGTCGAGGGGATAGTCGTCGCCGATCACCGTCCCCAGGTGCGAACTGTAGCGCCCGACCATGCCATCGCACTGCCCGGCCTCGCGAATGAAGGTTTTGGCGAACAAGCGGCAACTGCGATGGGTGCCGTCGAACAGGTTACGCCCACGATCGGTGATACCAGGCTGCAGAATCCCGGACCAGGAGTAGTAACGCACGCCATCGACCCATTCGGCGCCCTGCCCGCCCCAACTGTCCGGCAGCCCCTGCGGGTACTGGCGGTTGAACAGGGCAACGCCGTCGCTGGTCAGTGAGTGATGGGAAGCGCTCAGATCCATCGGCAAGGCCGGTCCCCGGTAGCCGGTTTCCAACCAGCCCATCAATCGCGCGACGGCGCAGAGCACGAAGGTCAGCAGGCGCCCACGGGCACTTGTCTGCGGATAGTGCCGGTGGAAATGATCGGCCAGTTCCGAGCCGTGATTGGGCCCGGCCACCGAGGTCACCGACGCGACCCATTCCGGGCGCCGGGCCGCCGCGTAACGCGCGGTCAGCGAGCCCTGGCTGTGACCAATCAGGTTGACCTTTTGCGCACCGGTTTCACGACGGATCTGCTCGATCCGCAACAACAGTTGCTCGCCACGCACCTCATTGCAATGCAGCGGCGAAACCTGCACGGGAAATACCGTCGCGCCGCCCGCACGCAACGCCGGGGTGATGCCATACCAATAGGGAAACCACAGCAACCGGATAAACCCGAGCATGCCCGGCACCAGCACCAAGGGGTAACGCGTGGCGAGTTCTTGCGACATCGGAAGCATCCATGACAGGGTACGAATAGAGCCTAGGCCAGGCTCGAAAGCATCGACACTGAAGATGACAACACGACGACATCCGGTGTTCTGTCAGCCTTGCAGCAACAATCGGATAAAACTTTTCCGCTCTCGCACCACTCACACCCTGGGTAGCGATCTCGCCAGCAGAGCGAGGCGCCCTAACCGGATCAGTCAGGAGATCGAGATGAGCGATATGCATTTGTCCGATGTAACCACCCTGCGTGAACGTGCGCGCAAGAACGTCGAAAACGGTGCGGTCACCGAAGGCTACGGGGCCGACCGTAATGAGATCCTGCGTCTGCTCAACGAGTCGCTGGCCACCGAGCTGGTCTGCACGCTGCGCTACAAGCGTCACTACTTCATGGCCACCGGCCTGAAGGCCAGCGTGGCTGCCGATGAGTTTCTCGAGCACGCCAACCAGGAGCTGGAGCACGCCGACCGGCTGGCTGAACGCATCGTGCAGTTGGGCGGCGAACCGGAGTTCAACCCGGACCTGCTGTCCCAGCACTCCCACGCCCAGTACGTGGCCGGCAAGACCCTCAAGGAAATGGTCTACGAAGACCTGGTCGCCGAACGGATTGCGGTGGACAGCTACCGCGAGATCATCCAGTTCATCGGCGACCAGGATCCGACCACACGGCGGATCTTCGAGGACATCCTCGCCCAGGAGGAAGAACATGCCGATGACATGGCGGATATCCTGAAGGATCTGTAGAACACTGCTCGACTCCATGTAGGAGCGTGGCTTGCCCGCGAATAGGCCCTCAAGGCCGCCAAAAGCTTCGCGGGCAAGCCACGCGCCTACAGGTAAAGCCTATCCGGCCGTTGTCAGTTCCTGACTGTCCGCGGCGCCTTGCCCGACTTCATCTGCTCCAGCAATGGCGCGCACTGGTTCGGCACATCGCCACCCGGAGCCACCAGCGCCAGCAATCCAGTCGCCGGTCCAGCGATCACCCCCAACGCCACCATGCCCGCGCCACGCAACAGCAGTGGCACCGCCTGCACGCCAGCATCAGGCTTGATGAACTTGCCCCGTACGTACAGCGGCGAGCGCAGGGACAACAAGCGGAAGCCCTTGGATTCCGGATTGATCTTCAGATCCAGTTGCTCATTGGCGAAGTTGGCCGTGCCATCGACGTAAATGATCGCGTTTTCGGTATCGAAAACGAACAGCCGGGTAGTCGCCAGACCACTCTTGATACCCAGATCGGCCGCCGCGCAGTTGATCTTCACTTCCTTGTCGCCAAAGATCTTGCCCACCACGTAGTTGCCGACATTGAGCCCGGCAATTTCCATCAGGCCACGGCTGACAGCGCCATCGTTGACCAGCATCTTCAGGTCACCATTGGAAGTCCCCAGCAGACGCGCTACCGAGTTGCCGGTGCCGCTGATATCGGCATCGCCATTGAGTTCACCGAAACTGGTCTTCATCGGTTCGAAGGTCGGGAACAGTTGCTTGAGCTTGAAGTTGCGCGCGGTCAGCTTCGCCCGCCCCTGCATCGGCGTGACGCGACCGTTGAGGCGCACCTGCGCATCGAGCTTGCCGCCGGCCACGCCAAATCGCAGGGGTTCCAGGCTCAGTTCGCCATCGGTGAGCACCAGATGAGTGTAAAGATCGGTGAAGGGCAATTCGGCACTGTGGACAATCCGCTTGCCGGTGAATTCCACATCCGCATCCATGTCGCGCCAGCGTTCGGTGCGGAACTCCTCCACCGGCAGAACCTTGTCCGCTGGCTGCTTGCTTTCCCCACCACGGGCCTTCTGCTTGGCGTTGGAGTCCGCGCCGATCAGCGGCCCGAGGTCGGCCATCAGCAACTGATTGGACACCAGCACGCCGCTGAGTTTCGGCCGGGGCTGGCCGGCGACATACGACAGATCGCCGTGGATGTCGCTGGTACCGATCCTGCCGTTGAACTGCTCATACTTGAAGGTCGCCCCCGCCGGCTCGTGGAGCTTGGCGATCAGGTGACCATCGGTCTCGTAGGCGGGCGAGTCCGGCAGGGTCACGCCGGTCAAGGGATAGAGATTGCCCAGACTGTTGCCCGCCAGCTTCAGGCGCAGGTCCAGGGCGCCGAGGTTACGCGGATCGGTCAGGGTGCCGGCGACGGCAATCCGGGTATCGGCAATTTTCACATCGGCCTGCACCGGAAACGGTTTGGCCGCATCCTGCAGTGCCAACAGGCCACCGACCTTGCCGCTGCCGGCGAGATTCTGGCCGTGGTACTGGCCCTTGACCTTTAATCCGAACGCATAGTCCTGCGGCGCGGAGCCTTTTTCCAGAGCCTTCTTCGCCGCGCTGTCGCCGACGATATCGCCGTACGGAATCGATTTGCCCAACGAGTCGATCAGCAGATCGAGCTGGGTCTTGAGGCTCTTGTCATCCAGGGTGACATGGCCCTTGTCGAAACCGATGGCACCGATGTCCACCACCCAGGAGGAGGGTTGCTCGTTCGGGTCCTTGGGATCGAACTGGAACGTCCAGTTGGCTCGGCCATCGGCCAGGCGTTCGAGGCTGGCATTCGGTTCGGTCAGGTCGATACGCGGAATCACCACACGCTGGGCCAGCAAGGGCAACGGCGCGAGCCGCAGTTCGACGCGCTTGAGGGTGACCATCTGCGGATTTTTCGACCAGTCCGGATTACCCAGCGTCAGGTCTTCGGCAATCACGTGAGGCCAGGGCAACCAGGCCCGCCAGCCGCCCTCATCGGGCTCACGCTGCCAACGCAGCGACAGGTCACCCTGGATGGCAAAGGGACGATGAAGGATTTCTGAAACCTTGGCGTTGATCGGCGGCTTGATCCGGTTCCAATCGAAGAACGCGATGATCGCCACCAGCACTGCCAGCAGCAGGACCAGACTGACGCCGGCCCAGAGGAAGATTTTTCGAGTGCGCGTCATCGCACGAGGCTCCTGATAGCGGCTGAACGTCCAAAAAGCGACGCGATATACCTTTACGACTGGTAAAACCCCGGCAAGGTTTAATGCAAAAAGCCATCAACCGGGAAATCGAAGCGGGCCAAAGCTGACCGATTCATCCATTTTTCGTTCCCATGCTGCCCCTTCCTGAAGCAGTGCTGAGTAGAAAACACCCATCACGGAGCACGGGTAACACTCTGTAGGGCCCGGGCTAGACACCTCGCCCGGAACAATCAATTCCGTTGATTATTAACATTGTCCTTATGAACTTTTATATCGATTTTGCAAGGGTAACATTAGCTCCGTACCCACTTTATCGCCCTCCAACGGAGCAACTGATCATGAAACGCCAATTACTTCTCAGCCTCACCCTTGCCGTTCTGACCGCCAACGCCTATGCCCTGCCAGCACGCGAACAGGCTGCGCCACAAGCTCAAGCCAGTCACGCTACGGTCAGCCAGTCGTTGAACACCCTGGCTGCCGATGGTAGCGAACGTACCCCACAAGGCCAAACTCTGGCAGAAGGCGGTAGCGAGCGTACTCCACTGGGTCAGACTCTGGCCGAAGATGGCAGCGACCGTACTCCTCTGGGTCAGACCCTGGCCGAAGATGGCAGCGACCGCACTCCTCTGGGTCAGACCCTGGCCGAAGATGGCAGCGACCGTACTCCTCTGGGTCAGACTCTGGCCGAAGACGGCAGCGACCGCACTCCCCTGGGTCAAACCCTGGCCGAAGATGGCAGTGACCGTACTCCTCTGGGTCAGACCCTGGCCGAAGGTGGTAACGACCGTCTGAAAGAAAAAAATCTGATCACCGAAGGTGGTGCTGATCGCCTGGCTGAACGTCATCAAGCCTTGAGCTAAGGCCATGATGGCCTGGAACAAAGCCCGGTCCAGTGGATCGGGCTTTGGCATTTCAGGAACCTCGATTCATCTTGTCTAACGCCTACACCTACCACCTATACCTGCCGGCTGTTCGACGCCAGCAAAGCTGATTTGCTAGAGTGCACTGCCCATATCCCTCAGAAAACGTCCCGTCGATGCTGCCCCGTGCCGAACAGAAACAACAGACCCGTCATGCCCTGATGGACGCAGCGCGCCATCTGATGGACGGTGGCCGTGGGTTTGGCAGCCTCAGCCTGCGCGAAGTGGCGAAAACCGCCGGCATCGTGCCAACCGGCTTCTATCGGCATTTCGACGACATGGACCAACTCGGCCTGGCGCTGGTCTGCGAAGTCGGCCAAACCTTCAGGGAAACCATCCGGCTGGTCCGACACAACGAGTTCGTCATGGGCGGAATCATCGATGCCTCGGTGCGAATCTTCCTCGATGTCGTGGCGATGAATCGCTCGCAGTTCCTTTTTCTCGCCCGCGAGCAGTACGGCGGATCATTACCAGTGCGCCAGGCGATTGCTCGCCTGCGCGAAAACATCAGTTCGGATCTGGCCGCCGACCTGGCCCTGATGCCTAAACTGCAGCATCTGAGCACCGAAGGACTGGCGGTGATGGCCGACCTGATCGTCAAGAGCGTGTTCGCCACCCTGCCGGAAATCACCGACCCGCCGCTGGAGCCGCTACCCGAGTACCTGGCACCACAAGCGAAGATCACCCAGCAACTGCGTTTCATCTTCATCGGGTTGAAACACTGGCAGGGGCTCGGGAGTACCGAGTGACCCTCAGGACAGCCTGCATGCACTGCAAATGCTCATGAAAACTCATCGCGCACCATCTTGAAACATCCAGAAACACCGCTACGCTCCTTTTTCAGGCGTACGGCGCTTTCTGACAGGCATTTCCCAGGTTTCGGCCGATTGGCAAGCCCCTTGCTCTAGCTCATCGCATTGCTCATTGCCGGAAGCCTCCCGATGCTGGTGATTCATCGCAGAATCGACCCCCAATCCGCCTGGACCGCCGAGCTGCACCTGAACTTCGAGGCGCGCAGCAAAAGCCGTCTGCGCTGTTTCAGTGCCGCTGGCGAAGACGTGGGATTATTCCTTGAGCGGGGTCAGCCACCTCTGTACGACGGCGAGTTCCTGCAGGCCGAGGATGGCCGTATCGTGCGAGTCTGCGCCCGCCCCGAGCAGTTGCTGCATGTCAGTTGCGCCAATGCTTTCGAACTGACCCGTGCCGCCTATCACCTGGGCAACCGCCATGTCGCCCTGCAAGTCGGCGACGGCTGGCTGCGCCTGCTCGACGATTACGTGCTCAAGGCCATGCTCGAACAGCTCGGCGCCCACACCGAAACCCTCGAGGCCCCCTTCCAACCGGAGCACGGTGCCTACGGCGGCGGTCATCACCACTCCCGGCATGGTGATGAAGATTTCAATTATCCGCCACGCCTGCACCAGTTTGGTGTGCGCACATGAATCCGGCCTGGGCGCTGCTGCGCCTGGCCAGCCCGCAGTTGCCGATTGGCGGCTACAGCTATTCCCAAGGTCTGGAAATGGCCGTGGAACAGGCTCGGGTACATGATCCGGCCAGCGCTCGACGCTGGATTGGCGACCAGTTGCTGCTCAACCTCGCCCGCTTCGAAGCGCCACTGTTGCTGGCCCACTGCACGGCGGCAGCCGAGGCCGACTGGCAGCGCCTGGAGCAATTGGCCGAAGACCACCGGGCCAGCCGCGAAACCCGCGAGCTGTATCTGGAAAGCCGGCAGATGGGCTACTCGCTGCAGCAACTGCTCGCCGGCCTGCCTGAACTCGATCCGGCAACCCGTGATTTCCTCGCTCGCCAACCCGAACCGCACCTGGCCCTCGGTTGGGCGTTGGCCGCCCGCGCCTGGCAGATCAGCCCGCAGGACGCCCTGGCCGCCTGGCTCTGGAGCTGGCTGGAAAACCAGTTGGCGGTACTGATGAAGACCCTGCCGCTCGGCCAGCAGGCTGCGCAGCGCCTGACCAGTGAGCTGCTGCCGCTGCTGCAACAGGCGCAGCAGGCCGCCAGCGAGCAGGACCCGCAACACATCGGCAGCGCCGCCTTCGGCCTGTCCCTGGCGTGCATGGCCCACGAGCGCCAGTACAGCCGCCTGTTTCGTTCCTAGGAGAGCAAGATGAACGCACAACCCCTGCGTGTCGGTATCGGCGGTCCCGTCGGCTCCGGCAAGACCGCCCTGACCCTGGCCCTGTGCCTGGCCCTGCGCGATCGCTACAACCTGGCGGTGGTCACCAACGATATCTACACCCGCGAAGACGCCGATTTCCTGGTGCGCAACCAGGCCCTGGCGCCGGAGCGGATCATCGGCGTGGAAACCGGTGGCTGCCCGCATACCGCGATCCGTGAGGACGCCTCGATCAATCTGGAGGCGGTGGACCAGTTGAACCGGCGCTTCCCGGGCCTGGACCTGATCCTGGTGGAATCGGGCGGCGACAACCTGTCGGCGACCTTCAGCCCGGAACTCTCCGACCTGACTATCTATGTGATCGATGTATCGGCCGGCGACAAGCTGCCGCGCAAGGGCGGCCCGGGGATCTGCAAGTCCGATCTGCTGGTGATCAACAAGATCGACCTTGCACCGCTGGTGGGCGCCTCACTGGAAATGATGGACGGCGATACCCGCCGGATGCGCGGCGACAAGCCGTTCGTGTTCAGCAACCAGAAAACCGGGCACGGCCTGGACGCCATCGTCGCCTTCATCGAACGCCAGGGTCTGCTGACCGCTGCGTGATGTCCCCGCTTTCAACAACAAGGAACTGCTCCATGTCCCTGAAGAAAATCTTTACCGTCCTGACCCTGCTGCTGGCACCCGCCATGGCTTTCGCTCACCCCGGCCACGGCGACAGCGGCCTGGTTGCAGGTATCAGCCATCCCATCGGAGGCATCGATCATCTGCTGGCGATGCTCGCGGTGGGTCTG from Pseudomonas asplenii harbors:
- a CDS encoding PsiF family protein produces the protein MNMLRIPLLLAGLLLCSQGFAATAAQQAQQDKMKSCNAEATTKTLKGDERKAFMSTCLKAAKPVTQQDKMKTCNADATTKALKGDERKTFMSTCLKNK
- the ureE gene encoding urease accessory protein UreE → MLVIHRRIDPQSAWTAELHLNFEARSKSRLRCFSAAGEDVGLFLERGQPPLYDGEFLQAEDGRIVRVCARPEQLLHVSCANAFELTRAAYHLGNRHVALQVGDGWLRLLDDYVLKAMLEQLGAHTETLEAPFQPEHGAYGGGHHHSRHGDEDFNYPPRLHQFGVRT
- a CDS encoding ferritin-like domain-containing protein, with the protein product MSDMHLSDVTTLRERARKNVENGAVTEGYGADRNEILRLLNESLATELVCTLRYKRHYFMATGLKASVAADEFLEHANQELEHADRLAERIVQLGGEPEFNPDLLSQHSHAQYVAGKTLKEMVYEDLVAERIAVDSYREIIQFIGDQDPTTRRIFEDILAQEEEHADDMADILKDL
- a CDS encoding TetR family transcriptional regulator; this translates as MLPRAEQKQQTRHALMDAARHLMDGGRGFGSLSLREVAKTAGIVPTGFYRHFDDMDQLGLALVCEVGQTFRETIRLVRHNEFVMGGIIDASVRIFLDVVAMNRSQFLFLAREQYGGSLPVRQAIARLRENISSDLAADLALMPKLQHLSTEGLAVMADLIVKSVFATLPEITDPPLEPLPEYLAPQAKITQQLRFIFIGLKHWQGLGSTE
- the ureG gene encoding urease accessory protein UreG, with amino-acid sequence MNAQPLRVGIGGPVGSGKTALTLALCLALRDRYNLAVVTNDIYTREDADFLVRNQALAPERIIGVETGGCPHTAIREDASINLEAVDQLNRRFPGLDLILVESGGDNLSATFSPELSDLTIYVIDVSAGDKLPRKGGPGICKSDLLVINKIDLAPLVGASLEMMDGDTRRMRGDKPFVFSNQKTGHGLDAIVAFIERQGLLTAA
- a CDS encoding urease accessory protein UreF translates to MNPAWALLRLASPQLPIGGYSYSQGLEMAVEQARVHDPASARRWIGDQLLLNLARFEAPLLLAHCTAAAEADWQRLEQLAEDHRASRETRELYLESRQMGYSLQQLLAGLPELDPATRDFLARQPEPHLALGWALAARAWQISPQDALAAWLWSWLENQLAVLMKTLPLGQQAAQRLTSELLPLLQQAQQAASEQDPQHIGSAAFGLSLACMAHERQYSRLFRS
- a CDS encoding AsmA family protein — encoded protein: MTRTRKIFLWAGVSLVLLLAVLVAIIAFFDWNRIKPPINAKVSEILHRPFAIQGDLSLRWQREPDEGGWRAWLPWPHVIAEDLTLGNPDWSKNPQMVTLKRVELRLAPLPLLAQRVVIPRIDLTEPNASLERLADGRANWTFQFDPKDPNEQPSSWVVDIGAIGFDKGHVTLDDKSLKTQLDLLIDSLGKSIPYGDIVGDSAAKKALEKGSAPQDYAFGLKVKGQYHGQNLAGSGKVGGLLALQDAAKPFPVQADVKIADTRIAVAGTLTDPRNLGALDLRLKLAGNSLGNLYPLTGVTLPDSPAYETDGHLIAKLHEPAGATFKYEQFNGRIGTSDIHGDLSYVAGQPRPKLSGVLVSNQLLMADLGPLIGADSNAKQKARGGESKQPADKVLPVEEFRTERWRDMDADVEFTGKRIVHSAELPFTDLYTHLVLTDGELSLEPLRFGVAGGKLDAQVRLNGRVTPMQGRAKLTARNFKLKQLFPTFEPMKTSFGELNGDADISGTGNSVARLLGTSNGDLKMLVNDGAVSRGLMEIAGLNVGNYVVGKIFGDKEVKINCAAADLGIKSGLATTRLFVFDTENAIIYVDGTANFANEQLDLKINPESKGFRLLSLRSPLYVRGKFIKPDAGVQAVPLLLRGAGMVALGVIAGPATGLLALVAPGGDVPNQCAPLLEQMKSGKAPRTVRN
- a CDS encoding esterase/lipase family protein, coding for MSQELATRYPLVLVPGMLGFIRLLWFPYWYGITPALRAGGATVFPVQVSPLHCNEVRGEQLLLRIEQIRRETGAQKVNLIGHSQGSLTARYAAARRPEWVASVTSVAGPNHGSELADHFHRHYPQTSARGRLLTFVLCAVARLMGWLETGYRGPALPMDLSASHHSLTSDGVALFNRQYPQGLPDSWGGQGAEWVDGVRYYSWSGILQPGITDRGRNLFDGTHRSCRLFAKTFIREAGQCDGMVGRYSSHLGTVIGDDYPLDHLDIVNQSLGLVGKGAEPIRLFVEHAQRLKAEGL